In Alteribacter keqinensis, the sequence ATCCTTACTCAAAAATTCCAGCTTATCAGAACGAATCATGGGGGAAGGACATGATCGAAATGGGAGGATGTCTTTGCCTTTCTGTGGAAGAATGACATATAATTCATCGTTTTCAACTACATGGTTCACTTCGTGGTCATAGATTAATTCTTCGAATAGTTTCTCGCCGGGACGGCTGCCAACAACCTGTACAGTTAAGTTGGTTACTCCTTTATTTGCATAATGGCTTTGAATAACTTCTGCCAATGTCAGAATCCTGATGGCTTTCATTTTAAAAATAAACGTTTCACCGCCCCGGGAAAAGTAAATAGATTTTAGCGTCAGATTCGCTGCATTTGAAATACTCATAATGAATCGAGTCATGCCCGGGTCAGTGACAGTCAGGGGTTTCCCATCTTTAGCCTGTTTCATAAATAAAGGAATAACAGAACCTCGCGAGTTAATAACATTACCAAATCGCACGGAGCAGAAAACAGTTTCTTTATTGTTCAGCTTGGTGTTTGCGTTAGTAAACATCTTTTCTGAAATAAACTTGGTTGCTCCCATCGTGTTTGTGGGGTTAACGGCTTTATCTGTACTGACATTTACTACTTTTTTTACATTATTGAAAATACATGCCCGTATAACATTTTCACTTCCGATTATATTCGTTTTGACTGCTTCAAACGGGTTTTCTTCACAGATGGGTACTTGTTTTAATGCTGCGACATGGAAGACGAAGTCGGTTCCTCTGGTTGCGTATTCGATTGAGTCATAATCACGAATATCTCCTAAAAGAAAGAATAGATTTTTATAAGTTAAATACTTTTGTTTCATTAAATACTGCTTACTGTCATCTTTACTAAAGATGACTATTTTTTTTGGCTGGTAACTAAGTAAGGAAGATACGATTTGTTCTCCTATTGAGCCAGTACCACCTGTAACCAGTATTGTTTTATCTTTAAAGAATTGTTTTAATTCAGGTAGATTTTCCACCTGGCTTTCACCTCTGGTCTATGGGATACACATTTATAAAGTATGCGAGCAGGGATGATGTTGTCCTGGTTAGTTATCTAATTTAATTGTATAGAATACAAAAAGTGGATAATAGAGTCACTTGTCCGGGGCAATTAATAGAAATCTACATTTAATAACATAAGTGTAATGGAATAAAATGTGGAAACAGGAAGGACCTGATGAATGATGTTTATCCCTTTATCCAAACCTGACATATCCGATTTGGAAAGAAGATATGTAAGTGAAGTTTTAAACTCCGGTCAACTTAGTATCGGAGAGAAAACGATTAAGTTTGAATCTTTATTTAAGGAGAAACTTAAGGCGGGATTTGCAATAGCTATGAACAGTGGAACGAGTGCTTTGCATGTGGCTGTTAAAGCACTTGGTTTAAAAGAAGGCGACGAGGTTATTACGACGCCATACAGTTTCATTGCTTCCGGAAACTGCCTTTTATATGAAAGAATTACACCGGTGTTTGTTGATATAGACCCACAAACGCTCAATATTGATCCTAAAAGGATAGAAAGTGCTGTTACGTCCAGGACAAAAGCAATTTTAGTAGTGCATATATTCGGCCAGCCCTGTGATATGACAACGATTATGGAAGTCGCCTCTAATTACGGGCTGAAAGTCATTGAAGACGCTTGTGAAGCAATTGGTGCAAAATGGAACGGTAAGCCTGTCGGAACAATCGGTGATGCAGGAGTATTTGCTTTTTATCCTAATAAGCAAATTACAACAGGAGAAGGGGGAATGCTGGTCACAGAAAGTGAAGACGCGGCGCTAACTGCAAGGGCTCTTCGCAACCAGGGAAGAAGTGCGTCAAGCGGGTGGCTTGACCATGAATATGTCGGTTACAATTACAGAATTTCTGAGCTGCAGGCAGCACTGGGTGTTGGTCAGATGGAACGTCTTGAGCACATTCTTCAAAAGAGAGAAAATGTCGCTGAACGTTACTCTGAGTTGTTGCAACGATATCAGGTGGAAGTTACAACTCCGAAAGTTTTACCCGCATGTTCAATGAGCTGGTTCGTATACATTGTGATACTGCCTAAAACCACAGACAGAAACAAGATCATCAGTCACCTGCTGGAAAAAGGAATACAAGCGAAACCCTATTTTCCATCCATTCATAAACAAACCAGTTACGTCAATCAATTTGGTTCTCAGTCGGGTAAATTCCCGGTAAGTGAAGAAATGTCAGAGCGGACACTTGCCATTCCCTTCTTTTCCAATATGCAGTTCCATGAGCAGGAATATGTGATAAGACACTTAAAAACAGCGCTTGATACAGAAGGGGAGCGTTAACCATGCCACTTCAAATTGGAGGGAAAATGGTAGGCAAAGAAAGCCCGATGTTTATTATTGCGGAAATAGGAGTCAATCACAACGGATCCTATGAGATGGCAAAAAAACTTGTTATAAAGGCTTGTGAAGCAGGAGCGGATGCTGTTAAATTCCAAACCTATGAAACAGACGCATTGGTTTCCGAAGAAGCAGCGCTTGTAAATTATCAGAAAAAAGGGATGTATTCCTCTCAAAGAGAAATGCTTAAATCGTATCAACTCTCCAAAAAAGAGTTTAAAAGGTTAAAAGTATTTTGCGATAAAAAGGGAATTGTGTTTTTATCTACGCCTTTTGATGTAACAAGTGCCAGATTGCTAAAAGAAATGAATGTGGATGCCATAAAGGTTGGAAGCGGTGATCTTACCTATTATCATCTTTTAAAAGAATTGGCCGGTTACAAAATACCGTTAATCCTCTCAAGTGGAATGGCAAGCTTAGAAGAAATCAGAAAGGCTGTATCTTTTCTTGGAAACTCAGCAGAAGTCGCTATACTCCATTGTACTTCTGCCTATCCGGCACCATTTAAAGACCTTCATCTTAATGTCATCCAAACGCTTAAACGGGTATTCAACTGTCCTATTGGCTACTCAGATCATTCCCTTGGTCTTGAAGTTCCATTTGCTGTTGCAGCGATGGGGTATAACATCATTGAAAAACATTTTACCCTTGGGCGGGACCTGGAAGGACCAGACCATCAAGCTTCGTTGATGCCGGATGAGTTTGCCAGAATGGTTGCAGGTATTAGAGCCATCGAGAGCGCTTTAGGTTCAGAAGAAAAAGTAACGAGACCTTCAGAACTGGAGACCAGGATACTGGTCAGGCGCGGTATTTATCTGAACGGAGATTATCCGCCGGGACACGTTATTCATGAAGAGGACCTTTTATTCCTTCGGCCTGAAGGGAACATAAGCGCTTCTAGTTACCTTGATGTTATTGGTAAGAAATTACAAGTAGCAAAAAGCAGTGGAGATGCCCTCAGGTGGACAGATTTAGAGATGGTATCCTATGACAAGTAAAAAAATTCTGTGTGTTACCGGTACCAGAGCCGATTATGGGATATTAAGGTCATTGTTATTTTCCCTGAAGCAAGAAAAGGCAATCAACCTTCAGTTAGTGGTGACTGGAATGCATCTTCTGGAAGAATACGGATACACAATTGAAGCCATTTATCGTGACAACTTTCAAGTGGCTGCAACACCTTCAATTTTATTTAAGGGCGATTCCACACTTTCAATGAGTCAGGCTGCAGGGATGGGAATTCTTTATTTCGCGGATGTTTTTGACAGAGAAAAACCGGATGGTGTGCTGTTACTTGGAGACAGAGGAGAGATGCTTGCTGCTGCCGTTGCTTGTCATTATCAAAACATCCCGACGTTCCATCTTCATGGCGGTGAAGTCTCCGGTTCTGCTGATGACAGGGTCCGTCACGCGATTTCAAAGCTTTCAATGTACCATTTTGTTTCCACACATGATTCGAAGAAAAGGTTGATCGCCATGGGAGAGGATGCAGAAAACATAATCGTAAGCGGATCATTACGAAAGCATGATATTCAATCATTGGCAGGTAAGGAGCCAATGCTGAAGGCCCAATTAAAGGATAAATTGAATTATGACCAACTAAACGATCTTATTATCCTAGCCATGCATCCTGATACAAAAGAGGTGTCGGTCAATTATAAAGACCAGGTGAATGCAGTTTTAGCGGCATTACTGTCATTGGGCAGCATAAAAGTTGTTGTTATCGGAACGAACAGTGATGCGGGAGGGAATGTCTTTAGGGAACAGGTAAGGACATATTTAACCACAAACCCGAATGCACGTTATATTGAAAGTATGACTTCTGATGAATACTTATATTTATTGTCACAAGCAAGAGTATTACTTGGCAATACAAGTAGCGGTATTATAGAAGCTCCCTTCTTAAAGCTTCCGTTTATAAATATAGGAGATCGTCAAAGGAACAGAGAGTCCGGAGATAATGTGATTCATCTGGATTACAATATAAAACGAATTGAAAGTACCATAAGAACTATAAAAGACAGTAAGAGAGAATTTACTGTAAACCCTTACGATATAGTTGATTCTCCGGCTGAACTGATCACTGCAAAAATAAAACAGTGGATCACGCTCATGAATTAAATAGTTAAAACGGCCTTGATAATAAGCAGGGCTTTTTTTTGAGGAACAAAACTTGTTTTCTAGTTATATTCATCTTTTATAACTCAGTTACTTACGCATACTCCGTGCACTTATGCATTTATGTAAATACCAATCCCAAAAAAGAAAAGGGTGGAAGGTCTCCACCCGGAAAATGATAAGAAAGATAAATGGTTACGTTCCTGAAAGTAAATCAATTGTTACCTCTACTGTCAATTCTGTTTCGAGAAGAGGAATTGTTGTAATGAATACAGAGCCTACTTCACCTGTGATTGTTGATCCTAACAACTGAAAAGTAACGCTGTCACCGGATACCGGGTAGATACCAGAATAGAGTTGTACCCTGGTTTCTAAAGGTACGCCTCCAACAGCAAGAATGTCGACTGTGACTTCCGCAAATACTGCTAATCCCATAGTTTTCCCTCCAATCTTTTGTACTTCTACATCATATGTAAAAAAGAGTGAAGGGGCATGTACATTCCACTATGTTTTGAACAAAAATATAGATTGATTTCCTTTTTACATTCACAGATTCTCTCTGGGGTTATTAAGTGGAATTTATAGAAGCGTTTTACTAAATCTTAAATAAGAGAGGCTACCTTTTCCAAATGATCCACAGTGGAGATGTCTTCTTCCAATAATGGAATACGTATTTGAGCAATATCTTTAAAACAGCTGTTTATCTGATCCAGATAATTGCCTTGCTGTGCTTTCCGCTTTTCAAAAAAGCGCCCGTCCACGTCATCGGGAATGATTTTATTAATCACAATCCCTTCAACCGGAATGTTGTGCTGCTTTAACGTATTTACACCACGTACAGCTTCGGCGATAGGAAGACGCTCCGGGTTCATGACAAACAGAAAGCCTGCCTGTTTTTTGTCCAGCAGAATCGCCCTTACTTGGGCGAATTTCTCCCGTCTGGCCTGGAGTGTATCAAAGATCGGATCCTCCACAGGTTCACCGTCGTTTAACAGCTGTGTGTAGTGCTCATTTGTTTTGCGCCGCCGCTCCAGCATTCCGTCCATCCAGACCCCCATCATTTCCGGGAGGTTCATCAGCCGGAGGGTGTGTCCGGTAGGTGCCGTGTCAAAAATAATGCGGTCATATTTTTGACGCTCGTCCAGAATGATGGACGTCATTCTGTCAAAAAGAGCAGCCTCATCTGCTCCGGGACTCGTTTTGGCCATATCCATCTGCCGGTGAACCTCTTCAATCATGGTTGCTTTAACGTGACCTGAAATGTTTGCTTTAACCTGCTCAATATAGCGTTCACTCTCTTTTTCAGGGTCAATCTCCATCACGAAAAGAGAGGGTGAGACTTCCTTCGCCTTATTGCCGAGCTTCGTGTGAAAAAGGTCGCTCAGGTTATGAGCCGGATCTGTTGAGATTAAGAGAGTGCGCTTGCCGGCTTTACTGGCGGCGAGGGCAAGAGCGGAGGAAGTGGTAGACTTACCGACACCGCCTTTTCCGCCAACAAACAGGATGGCTTTTTCGACTGTCATGATGTATCACTCCTTCTTAAATGTTAACAGCAGCGAAAGCCGTTGATGGGGGACTTGTCCATCCCCATGCGCAAGTGCCACTCATGGAACCGCTCGAGCATGTGGGGATAAAGTTCCAGTGTGTAATAGAAAGCAGGGTTTGGGATACCCAGCATGTCCGAGTAACAGAGAATCATAAACAAGTCGTCCTCGTCACGGAGCTCTCTGGCAATTTCGGTCCTGTGGCCCTGTTTGAGCATCTCATCGTAAAGCTGAAGGATCTTTTTAAAATCCATTATGAATTCCTCCCTGCTGATGTGACCTGCATGGAAAGAGGCTGAGACACAAGTGTTTTAGCCTGCGGGAATCCGAACGAATAACGTGCGGTGCAAATAAACCGATCCTGAAATATACTCCGCTATGTCAGCATATTATTGGGATTCTCAGCTAAACACTTTCTTTATGTCCCAACCTCTTCTACGAGATTTACATAGACTGATCTTTATCGGTTGGTATATTCGTGTTGTTTTTACGTAAGGCACTGACTGCTTCAAGCATAATCCAGATGGCGAAGACGAAAATGACAGCACCGAGCATGAAGAGGAGCAGATTCATTTCCGCATCTCCAAGACCCGACCACTGGAAGAATACCTGCTGTCCCATGGCCCACAGGGTCATGATCATGAGAAAGACCATTGGGATTAATGTAATCAGGTAGTTTCGTCCCTGTCTTTTTAACCAAAGTGTAATCAGCAGCAGGGTGATCCCTGCAAGGAGCTGGTTTGACGTACCGAACAACGGCCAAAGTAAGTAACCGCCGGAACCGAATCCCTGTGGTCCTCTTGGAAGGAGTACCAGAGCTGCAGAAGATACAACGGCGATGGTTGTAGCTACGTGCATTTTCGTAAGTGACTTGATTTTATACTCGCTGCCAAGCTCTGAGATAATGTAGCGCATAAGACGGACCGATGTATCCAGAGTCGTAGCGGCGAAACTTACGACGATAACGGCAACGATGGTTGCGGCAATGTCTGCCGGAATGAAAATTCCGGTGGCGAGCTGGCCGGCACCCTGGATGAACGTGGTTAAACCGATGTTTCCTGCTGTGCCGAAGCTGTCATAGGCAGCTGTGAATGCACCGGGGTTGGCAAAGAATGTGGCTACGGCAATGATGGCAATCAGAGCAAGCAATCCTTCACCTACAGCCCCGAAATAACCAACGAATCGGGCATCGGTTTCTTTATTGAGCTGCTTACTGGAGGTTCCTGATGCAACGAGACCGTGGAAACCGGAAATGGCCCCACAGGCAATGGTGATAAAGAGAAGCGGGAACCAAGGCGTGGTTGCTTCTGTATTCATCATTGGAGCCGTAACTTCCGGGTTTGAGAATAACAGACCCAGGTAAAGAATACCGAGACCGACCATAAGCTGGTGCGAGTTAATATAATCCCGCGGCTGGAGAAGCTTCCACACCGGCAGTGTTGACGCGATATACACATAGATCATAAGAACGATAATCCATACAAAGAATGACATGGAAACCCCGTCGAGACCGAATGCTACCGTATTTTCCGCACCGCCAAAGTACCGGGGCAGATCAATTTGAAGGGCAGGCACACGGGCTGCGATAATGGCAGTAACGTACATGGTAGCCAGGGCCGCAATCGACGGGAAAAGCATGTTACCGCTTCGTTTATAAACGAGATACCCAATCCAGATCGCCAGTGGAATCTGAATGAACACCGATAATACCGCTGATGGGAAATTGATGAAGAGGTTTGAAATCACCCATGCAAATACGGCATTTACCATTAATACGAGAATTAAGATGATAAATAAGAACAGAATTTTTGCCCGCTGGCCGATAATCTTGTTGGCCAGTGTTCCGACCGACTGCCCTTTGTTCCTGACAGACAGAACAAGTGCGCCAAAGTCATGAACCCCGGCAGCAAACACCGTACCTAATACGACCCACAAAAAGGCAGGGAGCCAGCCCCAGTAGATGGCGATAGCAGGTCCTACAATCGGAGCTGCTCCGGCAACGGACGTAAAATGATGTCCCCACAATACCCATTTATTCGTTGGTACAAAGTCGACACCATCCTTATACTTGTGGGCAGGTGTCACATAATCAGGATCGAGCCGGTAAATACGCTCGGCTACGAACTTGGAATAATACTTATAGCCGAGAAAAAAGACGGCCATCCCGACAACAGCTAAAATAATTGCACTCATTTTTCTTCCCCTCTCTTTTTATATGATTTAAGGGTGGATAATAAGAAACCGCTTTCAATCCCCTCACTTCTATTATTTTCGTTTTGTTCTAAATAATCAAATAATTTATCTGGAAAACTCATAAAAAAACGGAAATAGCGCAACTTAATAGAAGAAAGTGGAAGGAGGATTTAAAAAATGTGGGGACATAACCATAAATTACGGTGGCGGATTACCTGGAAGGCTGTGCTTGTTGGGGCACTCACACTTCTTTGCAGTACACTCCTGATGGTGTGGAAACCGGAAAGCGACTGGATGTTCCGGTTATCAGGCTGTCTCATGCTTCTCGGTTTCTCATCGGTAAGTCTCCCCCGGGCGGTTAAAGAAGTCCGGCCTCATTTGTACCGGGGATGGTTAAAAAAATACGGAGAATGGCTCGAACCAAATACGAACACCACGAAAAACCGGTCTGCAGATATGTAGGCCGGTTTCGTTTATTTAGCTGTTTCGTGATTCGGGCAAGCAAACCCTATCATATCCATATACGAAAAAAGAAGCCTTTTTTACTGAAAGGCTTCTTACAGGTGTTATTTTGTATCCAGGCCGTCTAGATCAAACTGCTTGAACTTGTTTGAAATTGTAGACGATGATACACCGTATTTTTCTGCGAGGCTCTTCTGGCTCACTTTTTTCTCAGGGGCACTTAACTGGTACATCCAGTATTCAAGTGCTGCTGCAAATACTTCAGGTTTTGTAATACGTGGGGATTTCTTCTCGATAAATTCCGTCCACAACAATCTCGCATGAATGATCTTTGTGTAAGGGAATTCATTGAGGGAGATATTCTCGATCAGAATGTCAAAGCACTCCTGTGCTTTATCTGAAAGGATATCGTCTTTGATCCCTATGGCCAGTTCAGTAAGGATTCCTGAGAGGATCTGAAGGGCAGACGGGTATTCACGGGTCAGAAGGTCACGCTCCGATTCCCCGGGTTTACTGAAGAAGGTATGGAACTTTTTCCACTCGTACTCGAATGTATCGACAAAGTCCTCAGGAATAATCATGATATCACTTCCGAGAGCGTAGCCAGAGAGAGTAGGGTACAGGTATCCGATAATCAGATCCTGTTCGGAAAGCTGCTTCGTCGTTTCTGTTATTTCCATAGGAATCCTCGTTTTATCAAACCATTCCACAATCGTCATCTGTTTGCCTTCTACCTGCTCCACGCGGTAAACGGCCGGGCGAATCTGTTTCCACTGAGTCAGAAACTGCTGGAAGGACTCCGAGTAGGATGCACCGTGTTTGTCAATATACATTTCCACAATGGTTTTGCCGTCAACGACCTTTGCATTGAACAGGCTCCAGAGAGACATGCTCTGGACAAAAGCCTGCTGGTCGGCTTTTTTCAGTACCCACAGTTCATTGACATCCTTCCAGATGCTTGCCTGCAATTCTTCTTCATAAGGTGTGCTAAATTCCACTACTTTAGGTAAAAACTGCTGATAATCTTTTTCATCCTGCAACGTTGCTGTTGATAAAGCTTCTTGTTTGTTCATGCAGCATTTTTTGTATTTTTTCCCGCTGCCGCACGGGCAGGGATCGTTTCGTCTTACTTTTGCCATTCCTCTGGTCACCTCGTTCAAATAAATCGACCTTCCTATCATACCAGTGATTGAACGAAAGGTTAAGGATGAATCAAAAGCACTGTGTTTTTTGCTAAAAATAAACAATATTAGGGATTATTTGTGTGATTTCCGGGTAAAGAACCGGGAAAACACGATTGCGAGGAGAGGACAAAATGAGAATGAAGAGGCAGTGGTTAGTCATACCTGTTGTTTTTATGCTTACCGTTATTCTGGCTGCATGTGGAGAAGAGGATGCGATTGTAGACTATTATAATGGAGAGATGCATCCGGCTTGGGAGGATGTGGACGAGCAGCTTAACCGGTTCGATGAAGGGCTGATCCGCTTGGAATACGGGGAAACAGAAGAAGGAGAAAGCATGATGGATGCTGCCAGGGACGAAATAAGGGCGATCCGTGATTCCTTTGAGGGAAGAAGCTATGACTCCGAGCCTGTTCAGGATCTGCAGGATCAGTTTTATGAGTATGTGGTAGCAGTGGATGATTTCCTTGAAGGATTTTACGAAGCAATTGCTGCCGAAGCATCAGGTGCGTTCGGGGCAGAAGAAGAGCTGACACTCCAGAGCCTCATCTCAGAAGCCCAGCGTCAGGAAAACAGCCTGTCTGACATGATTAATGACTACATTGAAGAATACAACCTCGAATGGGAAGAAGAGGGAGAGATGGATACAGAAGAGTAAACAATTGTAAAAGAGGCCTGTTTCGGAAAGTTTACGAACTTTCCGGGACAGGCCTTTTTACGTGGAAAGAACATGATGTGAGGATACCTGTCCAAACAAAGAAAGGGTAGGAGAATACACTAATCTATGAATAGATTAAGGAAAGGTAGTGGCTGGTTTGATGAATCTCCAAACAGGAAGGCCAGGTGATAGACTGTGAAAATTGTGCTTGGCGTTCTCGGTGGTATGGGACCGGCCGCCACAATTGATTTCTTTGATAAAATGGTCTTGAATACGTCAGTAGACAAAGAAGAAGACCATATCCATGTGATTATAAACAACAACCCACAGATTCCCTCAAGAGTAAAAGGTATTTCAGGAGCAGGGGAGTCTCCTCTTCCATTTATAATAGAAGGAATTCGTCTGCTTGAACTGGTGGGAGCTTCCTTTGTAGTAATGCCCTGCAACACCGCTCATTACTGGTATGACCAAATTACTGAGCAGGTGAATGTACCCGTACTTCACATAATAAAAGAAACAGCCAGAGAAATTAAGGATGCAGCAGGGACAACCCTTCCAAAGGTGTTGTTATTAGCAACAGAAGGGACAGTGAAAGCGGGGCTCTATAAAAAAGAATTAGACAAGCGTGCAGTTATTCTGACGCCAAACCAACGAGAGCAAAGGGTGGTGGATAATACGATTGAGAGAATCAAGCGCGGTCTGTGTGACACAAGTGACTATAAGCTTATCCAGGACCTTATAGAGCATTATAAAGAAAACCATATGATCGACATGATTATAGGAGGGTGTACCGAAATTCCCCTCATGTATCCGCATCTGGATTTGACTGGAATTAATCCAGTTGACCCAACCTTGATTTTAGCTCGTGCAGCCATCAAAAAGTGCGGTAAAAAATTAAAGAGCCAATAGGGTCAGACCCCTGAACATAGTTTTGGGCGGTCTGACCTTTTGTTTATGCATGTTTTCATCAGTGGTGTTCCAAGTAACCGAGGCGGTTTCCTGTCCGGGCTTTGTTTGTGGTACAATCATGTGCAGAATGATTGAGCGGAAGGGAACGACGATAATGACTAAACATGAAACACCTGTAGCGAAGAACGACACGATTAATGTGACGTTTGAAGACCTTACACATGACGGGGCGGGCGTAGCGAAAGTAAACGGCTACCCGATTTTTGTACCAAGAGCCCTTCCTGATGAAGAAGCGGAAATCAAAATTATAAAAGTAAAAAAGAACTTTGCCATTGGCCGTTTAATAAACGTAACAAAAGAGAGCAGCAACCGCACTAAGCCCCCCTGCCCGATTTTCAAGCGATGCG encodes:
- a CDS encoding SEC-C metal-binding domain-containing protein; the encoded protein is MAKVRRNDPCPCGSGKKYKKCCMNKQEALSTATLQDEKDYQQFLPKVVEFSTPYEEELQASIWKDVNELWVLKKADQQAFVQSMSLWSLFNAKVVDGKTIVEMYIDKHGASYSESFQQFLTQWKQIRPAVYRVEQVEGKQMTIVEWFDKTRIPMEITETTKQLSEQDLIIGYLYPTLSGYALGSDIMIIPEDFVDTFEYEWKKFHTFFSKPGESERDLLTREYPSALQILSGILTELAIGIKDDILSDKAQECFDILIENISLNEFPYTKIIHARLLWTEFIEKKSPRITKPEVFAAALEYWMYQLSAPEKKVSQKSLAEKYGVSSSTISNKFKQFDLDGLDTK
- the neuC gene encoding UDP-N-acetylglucosamine 2-epimerase, with product MTSKKILCVTGTRADYGILRSLLFSLKQEKAINLQLVVTGMHLLEEYGYTIEAIYRDNFQVAATPSILFKGDSTLSMSQAAGMGILYFADVFDREKPDGVLLLGDRGEMLAAAVACHYQNIPTFHLHGGEVSGSADDRVRHAISKLSMYHFVSTHDSKKRLIAMGEDAENIIVSGSLRKHDIQSLAGKEPMLKAQLKDKLNYDQLNDLIILAMHPDTKEVSVNYKDQVNAVLAALLSLGSIKVVVIGTNSDAGGNVFREQVRTYLTTNPNARYIESMTSDEYLYLLSQARVLLGNTSSGIIEAPFLKLPFINIGDRQRNRESGDNVIHLDYNIKRIESTIRTIKDSKREFTVNPYDIVDSPAELITAKIKQWITLMN
- a CDS encoding DegT/DnrJ/EryC1/StrS family aminotransferase; the protein is MMFIPLSKPDISDLERRYVSEVLNSGQLSIGEKTIKFESLFKEKLKAGFAIAMNSGTSALHVAVKALGLKEGDEVITTPYSFIASGNCLLYERITPVFVDIDPQTLNIDPKRIESAVTSRTKAILVVHIFGQPCDMTTIMEVASNYGLKVIEDACEAIGAKWNGKPVGTIGDAGVFAFYPNKQITTGEGGMLVTESEDAALTARALRNQGRSASSGWLDHEYVGYNYRISELQAALGVGQMERLEHILQKRENVAERYSELLQRYQVEVTTPKVLPACSMSWFVYIVILPKTTDRNKIISHLLEKGIQAKPYFPSIHKQTSYVNQFGSQSGKFPVSEEMSERTLAIPFFSNMQFHEQEYVIRHLKTALDTEGER
- a CDS encoding N-acetylneuraminate synthase family protein, translated to MPLQIGGKMVGKESPMFIIAEIGVNHNGSYEMAKKLVIKACEAGADAVKFQTYETDALVSEEAALVNYQKKGMYSSQREMLKSYQLSKKEFKRLKVFCDKKGIVFLSTPFDVTSARLLKEMNVDAIKVGSGDLTYYHLLKELAGYKIPLILSSGMASLEEIRKAVSFLGNSAEVAILHCTSAYPAPFKDLHLNVIQTLKRVFNCPIGYSDHSLGLEVPFAVAAMGYNIIEKHFTLGRDLEGPDHQASLMPDEFARMVAGIRAIESALGSEEKVTRPSELETRILVRRGIYLNGDYPPGHVIHEEDLLFLRPEGNISASSYLDVIGKKLQVAKSSGDALRWTDLEMVSYDK
- a CDS encoding cory-CC-star protein, which translates into the protein MDFKKILQLYDEMLKQGHRTEIARELRDEDDLFMILCYSDMLGIPNPAFYYTLELYPHMLERFHEWHLRMGMDKSPINGFRCC
- a CDS encoding ArsA family ATPase, whose protein sequence is MTVEKAILFVGGKGGVGKSTTSSALALAASKAGKRTLLISTDPAHNLSDLFHTKLGNKAKEVSPSLFVMEIDPEKESERYIEQVKANISGHVKATMIEEVHRQMDMAKTSPGADEAALFDRMTSIILDERQKYDRIIFDTAPTGHTLRLMNLPEMMGVWMDGMLERRRKTNEHYTQLLNDGEPVEDPIFDTLQARREKFAQVRAILLDKKQAGFLFVMNPERLPIAEAVRGVNTLKQHNIPVEGIVINKIIPDDVDGRFFEKRKAQQGNYLDQINSCFKDIAQIRIPLLEEDISTVDHLEKVASLI
- a CDS encoding carbon starvation CstA family protein, which encodes MSAIILAVVGMAVFFLGYKYYSKFVAERIYRLDPDYVTPAHKYKDGVDFVPTNKWVLWGHHFTSVAGAAPIVGPAIAIYWGWLPAFLWVVLGTVFAAGVHDFGALVLSVRNKGQSVGTLANKIIGQRAKILFLFIILILVLMVNAVFAWVISNLFINFPSAVLSVFIQIPLAIWIGYLVYKRSGNMLFPSIAALATMYVTAIIAARVPALQIDLPRYFGGAENTVAFGLDGVSMSFFVWIIVLMIYVYIASTLPVWKLLQPRDYINSHQLMVGLGILYLGLLFSNPEVTAPMMNTEATTPWFPLLFITIACGAISGFHGLVASGTSSKQLNKETDARFVGYFGAVGEGLLALIAIIAVATFFANPGAFTAAYDSFGTAGNIGLTTFIQGAGQLATGIFIPADIAATIVAVIVVSFAATTLDTSVRLMRYIISELGSEYKIKSLTKMHVATTIAVVSSAALVLLPRGPQGFGSGGYLLWPLFGTSNQLLAGITLLLITLWLKRQGRNYLITLIPMVFLMIMTLWAMGQQVFFQWSGLGDAEMNLLLFMLGAVIFVFAIWIMLEAVSALRKNNTNIPTDKDQSM
- a CDS encoding polysaccharide biosynthesis protein, whose product is MENLPELKQFFKDKTILVTGGTGSIGEQIVSSLLSYQPKKIVIFSKDDSKQYLMKQKYLTYKNLFFLLGDIRDYDSIEYATRGTDFVFHVAALKQVPICEENPFEAVKTNIIGSENVIRACIFNNVKKVVNVSTDKAVNPTNTMGATKFISEKMFTNANTKLNNKETVFCSVRFGNVINSRGSVIPLFMKQAKDGKPLTVTDPGMTRFIMSISNAANLTLKSIYFSRGGETFIFKMKAIRILTLAEVIQSHYANKGVTNLTVQVVGSRPGEKLFEELIYDHEVNHVVENDELYVILPQKGKDILPFRSCPSPMIRSDKLEFLSKDDILKMIETLEDTW
- a CDS encoding aspartate/glutamate racemase family protein codes for the protein MKIVLGVLGGMGPAATIDFFDKMVLNTSVDKEEDHIHVIINNNPQIPSRVKGISGAGESPLPFIIEGIRLLELVGASFVVMPCNTAHYWYDQITEQVNVPVLHIIKETAREIKDAAGTTLPKVLLLATEGTVKAGLYKKELDKRAVILTPNQREQRVVDNTIERIKRGLCDTSDYKLIQDLIEHYKENHMIDMIIGGCTEIPLMYPHLDLTGINPVDPTLILARAAIKKCGKKLKSQ